One stretch of Athalia rosae unplaced genomic scaffold, iyAthRosa1.1, whole genome shotgun sequence DNA includes these proteins:
- the LOC125502194 gene encoding uncharacterized protein LOC125502194 has protein sequence MINEYELDLTNLVDAILFAKEGIVHPKILTPEQIMSSIQHVQSLEPRLIFPTPLKTIYAEDLVRLSKVEIAFSEPNLIYVIAIPLLNDETFNLFHLLPVPVKQNYDNTSDKFAYIIPNHEYIAISLDRSTYFELSEQSLQRCKKSQNHYICNRHQPLFHSANHRSCEIDLFLENSIHDLSKCNVRLNAFDGSYWTDLISPNTWIYSVSAPETVHIVCPKNNVIRLELINSGTLTLNNQCTGHSKTVTLTTSNAISTSTTTRSYTPDFTLNLTNIYQDFTEGTSINFSALPIFHMYKPIHLDARDLATNGVALDDIIKQAKEISTHRRAEQRSSDIISDGLTYGGIALAIIGFMFLAYRFSLFSKILKLCICNRNRNTRHNAKPIELGKPIEIELQTPVADPNPQILHSRQLALPPPIPRQSPKLETISRIKQYY, from the coding sequence ATGATAAACGAATACGAACTCGACCTAACTAACCTAGTTGATGCAATACTCTTCGCCAAAGAAGGCATCGTACACCCTAAGATACTAACCCCCGAACAAATTATGTCCAGTATCCAACACGTTCAATCCCTAGAACCACGACTAATATTCCCGACTCCCCTAAAAACTATCTACGCAGAAGACCTCGTCAGACTATCAAAAGTGGAAATAGCATTCAGTGAACCAAACCTAATTTACGTCATAGCTATACCCTTACTGAACGACGAAACATTCAATCTATTTCACCTATTACCTGTCCCAGTGAAACAGAACTACGACAACACTTCTGACAAATTTGCGTACATCATCCCAAACCATGAGTACATCGCAATTTCTTTAGATAGATCTACATACTTCGAATTATCGGAACAAAGCTTACAACGATGTAAGAAATCTCAAAACCATTATATTTGCAACAGACACCAACCACTGTTCCATAGCGCGAATCACAGATCCTGCGAAATAGACCTTTTCCTAGAAAACTCAATTCATGATCTGAGTAAGTGTAACGTAAGGTTGAACGCATTTGATGGATCGTATTGGACAGACCTGATAAGTCCCAACACCTGGATCTACTCGGTATCAGCACCCGAGACCGTACACATAGTATGCCCTAAGAATAACGTAATACGACTCGAGTTGATAAACTCTGGCACACTAACACTCAACAACCAATGCACTGGTCACTCAAAAACAGTGACACTCACCACATCAAATGCAATCTCGACATCAACAACGACCCGATCATACACTCCGGATTTTACCTTAAATTTAACCAACATCTACCAAGATTTCACGGAAGGGACGAGCATCAATTTCTCCGCCTTACCAATTTTTCACATGTACAAACCAATCCATTTAGACGCGCGCGATTTGGCCACAAATGGCGTAGCACTCGATGACATCATAAAACAAGCGAAAGAAATTAGCACTCACCGACGAGCCGAACAACGGTCCTCTGACATAATAAGCGACGGGCTTACATATGGCGGTATCGCTTTAGCGATAATCGGGTTTATGTTCCTGGCCTACCGATTCTCTCTATTCAGTAAAATTCTCAAACTTTGCATCTGCAACCGTAACAGAAACACGCGACACAACGCGAAACCTATCGAACTTGGCAAAcctattgaaattgaattacagACACCGGTGGCCGACCCGAATCCACAAATCTTACACAGCCGCCAGCTCGCCTTACCACCCCCAATACCTCGGCAATCTCCGAAACTAGAGACCATCTCTCGAATAAAACAATACTATTGA